The genomic window GTGCCTTTCATCGTCGACGGCAATGGGTGTTCCTGTGGGGCGACCACGCGGCCGCCCCACAGGAAGGCGCGGGTCAGGTGCAGACCACTCCGGCCTCTTCCCAGTTCGTCGCGTCGACGATCTCGGTGTTGGCGATCGTCTGCGGCGGGAGTTCGACGTCGTTCTTGAGCAGGTCCACCATCGAGTTCACAGCCGCCTTGCCCACCTCGACTCCGGAGATGAAGAGCGCGGCCTTGTTGCCGGTGTCCTGCCCGGCCTTCCAGTCCTTGCACGTCAGGTAGGCGCCGAGTCCGACGCCGATGATGTCAGCCGGAGCGACGCCCGAGTTCTGGAGGGCGGTGACGACGCCGGTCTCGTTCTCGTCGTTGCAGCCCCACACGATCCAGTGCTTGACACCCGCATTGGCCGTGATGACGGCGCCCGCCTTGTCCTGCGCGTCCGTGGCGGAGTTGTCGGTTCCGACGTCGATCACCTCGGGCCCGTCGGGGACGGCGGAGCTGAAGGCCTCGGCTGCTCCCTCCACGCGCTGCTGGCAGACCGAAAGGTCTTCCTTGTACGCCGAGAGGATGCGGGTGTCCGCCGCGGTCCAGCCGGCCTCCTGGTAGAGGCGAGCCGCCTCCCCACCGACCTTCTCGCCCATCGAGGTGCCGTCGAAGCCCGTGAACGGAGCCGCGTTGCCGTCACTGTCCTCGATGGTGTCGTCGGCGGCCATGATCGGGATACCGGCCTCCTCGGCCAGCTGGATCACCTGCGGGCCGATCTGCTGGTCGGGCACGACGATGATGATGCCGTCCACGTTCTGAGCGATGGCGGCCTCGACCTCGGAGATCGCCTTGTTCGAGTCCGTCCCGAGGTCGACGACGTTGACGCTCACACCGCCGGCTGCCTCGGCGGCTTCCTTGGCACCGTTGGCCTCGTCGATGAAGTACTGCTGGTCACCCTGCTTCTGCAGGAACGCGATCGTCAGCTGTCCGTCGTCGGCACCTTGTGCCTCGGGAGCGCTCGACGTCTCCATGCCGCTCGAACAGGCGGTCAGCGCCACGAGGCTGAGAGTCGCTGCACCGGTGGCCAGCGCGCGGCGCCAGTGTGCGCGACGTTCTTGATTCTTCATCCGCGTTCCTTCATCTTCGTTGATCTGCCGACCGTCCGGCCGGGTGGATGTCCACTTCGGGCATTTTCGAAACTAGAACCGCCCATGGCCTTCGTCGTAGGACTATCGAACGGAGTACATGGACAATCATCTGGAGCCGGAGGACGACACTCACTTCGCGTCGCAATCTGCCCGTCCGACGTATGGAGGAGAGTCGGCGTTCTGCCGATCGTTACGCGAGCACGGCGATCTCGCCTGCACCGTCGGGGCGCGGTCAGGATGAGAGCAGCCTGACCCGGCTGCCCGCAGCCCGGCGTCGGCCCGACTGTTAACGCTCACACCGAATCTCACCTGATCGTCGGGATCCGCGCTCTCGATAGGGTGGGCCACGTGGCAGAGGCTATGGACGAATCGCCGGAGCCGTCGGCACCGAGTTATCGCATCGAGGGTTTCGCCAATCAGCGCCTCTGCGTCGTGCCGCGACCGCAGGTCGACGCGGCGCTCGCCCGCCCGGGCACCCGGCGGCTCACGGTGACGGACGCCGGGTACTTCCCCGCCGCCATGGGCCACCGGAGGATCCGGTCGAAGGGCGCCGCGGAGACGATCCTGCTGCTCTGCGTCACCGGCCGCGGCAGCGTCACGATCGCGGGCGAGACGTACTCGCTCACCCGTTCGATGTGCATCACGATCCCCGCGAACGCCCCCCACGCGTATGAGGCCTCCCTCGACGACCCGTGGAGCATCTGGTGGCTCCACGTCCGTGGCAGCGACGTGGCGGACCTGACCGGAGCGGTGCTCGGACAGCAATCACCCGTCACGTCATTGCGCTCGCTCGACCGCGTCGCAGCACTCTTCGACGAACTCGTGACCGCCCTCGAGCGTCGTCTGTCGCCGGCCCAGCTGCTGACAGCGTCGGGGATCGCGTGGCATCTCCTCACCCGGATCGCGGCCGACAGCGTGCTGCCCGCCGAGGGATCCCCGCTGGAGAGGGCCATGCGTTATCTCGAAGCACGGCCGGATGGAAACATCCAGGTCGGCGAACTCGCCGCGATCGTCGGAATGTCACCCTCCCACCTGAGCGCACTCTTCCGTCAGGCGACCGGCGGAGGACCGGCGGCCTTCCACTCTTCGCTGAAGATGGCACGCGCACGGAGCCTGCTCGATACCACCTCGCTCTCCATCAGCGAGGTGGCGACGGCGATCGGGTACGCGGATCCGCTGT from Microbacterium sulfonylureivorans includes these protein-coding regions:
- a CDS encoding AraC family transcriptional regulator, whose product is MAEAMDESPEPSAPSYRIEGFANQRLCVVPRPQVDAALARPGTRRLTVTDAGYFPAAMGHRRIRSKGAAETILLLCVTGRGSVTIAGETYSLTRSMCITIPANAPHAYEASLDDPWSIWWLHVRGSDVADLTGAVLGQQSPVTSLRSLDRVAALFDELVTALERRLSPAQLLTASGIAWHLLTRIAADSVLPAEGSPLERAMRYLEARPDGNIQVGELAAIVGMSPSHLSALFRQATGGGPAAFHSSLKMARARSLLDTTSLSISEVATAIGYADPLYFSRHFRRLHGVNPSTYRAQHKG
- a CDS encoding substrate-binding domain-containing protein translates to MKNQERRAHWRRALATGAATLSLVALTACSSGMETSSAPEAQGADDGQLTIAFLQKQGDQQYFIDEANGAKEAAEAAGGVSVNVVDLGTDSNKAISEVEAAIAQNVDGIIIVVPDQQIGPQVIQLAEEAGIPIMAADDTIEDSDGNAAPFTGFDGTSMGEKVGGEAARLYQEAGWTAADTRILSAYKEDLSVCQQRVEGAAEAFSSAVPDGPEVIDVGTDNSATDAQDKAGAVITANAGVKHWIVWGCNDENETGVVTALQNSGVAPADIIGVGLGAYLTCKDWKAGQDTGNKAALFISGVEVGKAAVNSMVDLLKNDVELPPQTIANTEIVDATNWEEAGVVCT